DNA from Lactobacillus sp. ESL0791:
AATGAAAAAAAAGTCTATATCAATCAAAGAAATTGCTAAGCTTAGCGGCGTTTCTGTTTCTACAGTCTCACGAGTTTTAAATAATACAGGCCGTTTTTCTGAAGCTACTCAGAAAAAGGTTGTTTCAGTTGCCCAAAAATATAATTACCATCAAAGCATTATCGCTCAAGGAATGCGACGGGGATCGCTTTCAATAGTAGGTATTATAGTGCCTGACATTACAAATTCTTATTACGCTAGCATTGTCAAAAAATGTGAACAATATTTTTTTAACTTAGGATATCTTACAATTGTATGCAATACAGATAGAAGTCCTAAATTAGAAAAACGATATATAAAACAATTAAGCAGTCATATTGTGGATGGATTAATAGTAATATCATCACAAAAACAAATTTCACCTAAAGATAGCGAAATTTCAATACCTACTGTTTTTATCGACAGATTTCCTAAACTTGCTAGCAATATCATAATTACCTCTTCAGATGATTATTCAGGAGCCTTACTTGCAACAAATCATTTAATTGATAACGATGCCTATCCAGTTATGGTAACAACTAAAACATCTGGATTTTCGTCAAATCAAAAGCGTGTAAAAGGATTTAAAGATACCCTTGTCAGTCGAAAAATTAATGAGATTGAAATAATTACGCTTGCTGCACATTCTGATAATATTTATAGTGAGAAAAGTACTCTTAGCCGTAAATTATTAGACTTAATTAAAAAATACAAAAAAGTAGGCATATTTGCAGTTAATGATAATGTAGCAGCGTTTATATATCAAATAGCTAAAGAAAAAAATATCCTTATACCTGATCAATTGAGCATAGTTGGTTTTGATGATTCTCCAATTGCTAAAGAAATGCAATTAACTACTATCCATCAAGATACAGACAAATTAGCAATTACGTCCTGTAATAATTTAATTAAATTATTTAAAAATAACAAAATACTTGAAAGAAAAATTGTCATTCCGGTTTCC
Protein-coding regions in this window:
- a CDS encoding LacI family DNA-binding transcriptional regulator, translating into MKKKSISIKEIAKLSGVSVSTVSRVLNNTGRFSEATQKKVVSVAQKYNYHQSIIAQGMRRGSLSIVGIIVPDITNSYYASIVKKCEQYFFNLGYLTIVCNTDRSPKLEKRYIKQLSSHIVDGLIVISSQKQISPKDSEISIPTVFIDRFPKLASNIIITSSDDYSGALLATNHLIDNDAYPVMVTTKTSGFSSNQKRVKGFKDTLVSRKINEIEIITLAAHSDNIYSEKSTLSRKLLDLIKKYKKVGIFAVNDNVAAFIYQIAKEKNILIPDQLSIVGFDDSPIAKEMQLTTIHQDTDKLAITSCNNLIKLFKNNKILERKIVIPVSLIKRKTT